A single genomic interval of Helianthus annuus cultivar XRQ/B chromosome 13, HanXRQr2.0-SUNRISE, whole genome shotgun sequence harbors:
- the LOC110901327 gene encoding G-type lectin S-receptor-like serine/threonine-protein kinase At1g67520: MISGSRDSCFPASAVSTIKVGDRLNSTSQLVSPGGNFTLGFFTIPETKYTYLGIWYTVDDSLSRKVWVANPSTPIISNSSVLMINPDTGKLIIDTGGITLVNISDNQSGPTSNLTATLQDIGDFQLKNEVDNQILWKSFDYPTNVLLPGMKLGSDLRTGTRNWKLTSWLSDKVPDYGAFTMSWEPNGENSQRLLIRQRGQPYWTSGDMNDQTFKFMFVNAPWSEYWYNLSYVYNNEERYFSYHGFNGNTPMWILTSNGQVLDDESSALWSPECVAGSNLPQCRSEDDQFFQRNGDFAPDMTEGSSYDDNSSVSFSDCMVRCWNDCSCLGFITNSNGTGCLRWTGAKSVNNFLVNPQGISVAKHGLIAEERQKDDEKHLLELMDSSNTEKGGRKGSHMMVFSFSAIVTATNDFSDENKLGQGGFGPVYKKY, translated from the exons ATGATCTCGGGTAGTCGGGACAG TTGTTTTCCAGCCTCTGCTGTCTCAACCATCAAAGTTGGTGACCGACTCAACTCCACTTCTCAGCTTGTTTCCCCTGGTGGAAACTTCACCTTAGGCTTCTTTACCATTCCAGAAACAAAATATACTTACTTAGGAATTTGGTACACGGTTGATGATAGTTTGTCCAGGAAAGTATGGGTAGCCAACCCATCTACTCCGATCATATCAAATTCTAGCGTTCTCATGATCAATCCCGACACTGGGAAACTGATCATTGACACTGGAGGAATAACTCTAGTAAATATCTCAGACAATCAATCCGGTCCTACCAGTAATTTGACTGCAACGCTTCAAGACATCGGTGATTTCCAGCTGAAGAATGAAGTTGACAACCAAATTCTGTGGAAGAGTTTTGATTATCCGACTAACGTACTTTTACCAGGTATGAAACTCGGGTCTGACCTTAGAACAGGCACCCGTAACTGGAAGTTAACTTCTTGGCTAAGCGATAAAGTACCTGATTATGGCGCTTTTACTATGAGTTGGGAACCCAATGGAGAAAATTCACAGAGGTTACTGATTCGACAGAGGGGGCAGCCTTACTGGACCAGTGGGGATATGAATGATCAAACATTTAAGTTTATGTTTGTGAATGCGCCATGGAGTGAATACTGGTACAATCTAAGTTATGTGTATAATAATGAGGAAAGATATTTCAGTTATCATGGCTTCAATGGTAATACACCCATGTGGATTTTGACTTCAAATGGCCAAGTTTTAGATGATGAAAGCAGTGCATTATGGAGCCCTGAGTGTGTTGCAGGTTCTAATTTGCCTCAGTGTCGGAGTGAAGATGATCAATTTTTTCAAAGGAATGGGGATTTTGCCCCTGACATGACTGAAGGTTCATCATATGATGATAATTCAAGCGTAAGCTTTAGTGACTGTATGGTGAGATGCTGGAATGATTGCAGTTGTTTGGGTTTTATCACTAACAGCAATGGAACTGGATGTTTAAGATGGACAGGAGCCAAATCAGTCAACAACTTTTTGGTTAATCCACAAGGAATTTCTGTAGCAAA GCATGGCTTGATTGCAGAAGAGAGACAAAAGGACGATGAAAAACATTTGCTTGAACTGATGGATTCAAGTAATACTGAAAAGGGCGgtagaaaaggaagtcatatgaTGGTGTTCAGCTTCTCTGCTATAGTAACAGCCACAAATGATTTCTCGGATGAAAATAAACTTGGACAAGGTGGTTTTGGACCTGTTTATAAG aaatattaa